Below is a window of Cryptococcus neoformans var. neoformans JEC21 chromosome 12 sequence DNA.
CTGCGGTCAGAACATCAGCTCTTACCTGTACTCCCTTGCTCCTTGACTCCAGCAAAGAGTTATTAAACACTCACCATATTCTTGACGACATCGGGAAACAAGCCACTACAGTCCTTGCCAATGGTATGGTTCGCAATGACTCTCTTGATAGCATCTGCCCGCTTATCCCTGTACTCTGAGTTCAGCTGTTGGCGAAGTTCCCAGTTCTCGCCTGAAGATTGCATGGTTAGCGAATACATGTGACGTGAATTAGGGATGGGGCTAACCTTTGCGGGGCGGGGCCATAGCCATTTTGAACGTTTTTTGTCAGGGATTAAATGTGTGTGTAAGGGATATGCGATAGTACTGTAAGTGGTGTGTAAGCTGGAGATTGAAATATAGCAGATGCGAGCTGGACCAGTGTAAAATAAAGGATGTTatggagagatggacgatTCCAGAGAGTACTTGCAAGGTGTCGCGCGCATCGTCATTTAATTTCCAATTTAATTTCTCAGAGGGGGGTCCTGTCTTTATTTGGCTTGTTCTTTCTACCCTCTAATAGTCTCCACTTCTCCTGTGCTCAATGTTTGGCCATATTACGTATGGCCAAAAGAAGTAAACTATTGGATACAAACAGCGTTAATGCATGACCGCCCCATGCTACGTTACACTGATAATACGGACAGCCCAAAACGTTCCTGGCCTCCCGCAAATCCCTCTTCTACATTTTACGCCACATTCTCcttcggcttcttcaacaaaaCCACGTCCtcgtccatctcatcctctgtTGTCTCCTCACTTTGCGCCTCGAACTTTCCCTCAGACCACTCACTTGAAACACCACTAGAGTGAACACCACGCTGGCGGAGGGCGCCACTTTCAGAGATGTCAAGTTGTATGGAGTCACCGGCGGGAGGCTGAGTGGTATTTCTAGATATGGGGGGTGCAAGAGGGACTTCAGCAGAGGTAGGGATGGGGgtagaggatgaaggcCCTGGTTCAGATATTTCTCGGAGAGCGTGAAGCATACTTTCGCGAGTGGACTCGGCAAGAGAAGTAACGTCGTCAACAGTCAGACCGGTTGTAGGAATTGGGGGGAGCACTACCACAGTTGTCAGTTATATAGTCCAGTGGCGGAAGGCTTTTCTTCTTACCTCGAATCTTGAGAACACCGGACTCAAACCTTGTGCGTCCGTCGAAGAGTCTGTGATAGTTTTCACACACGATAGGGACAATAGGAATCTGAGCTTGGACCGCAAGGTGGAAAGCACCCTTTttgaaaggaaggagggtagGTTCAGGAGAAGACGAACGTGTTCCCTCGGGGAAGATCCAAAGAGAGACCTAGTCTACTTGTCAGTGCGTTACCAATATGCTAAAACTGACGTCAAAACTTacgcccttcttcttcatgtccTCGCCAGCAATTGCAAGGGCCTTAACTGCATCATGTCTATTTTTTCTGTTGACAAATACAGCTCCAGAGAGAGACACTATTAAATGTTGTTAGTTTAGAACAAGCTTTGATAGGCGCCGCACTCACTGAATTgaccaagaagaggagtcCACTTGAGCTCTTTCTTCGCCATAATGGCGGCCTGCTTAGGGAAGATCCTTCCGATATAAAGAATGTCCAAGAAACTATAGATTCATTAGCATAAAGTCTGCTTCTCCAATCAACCTTTCACCCACCTCTGGTGGTTACTCAGAAGCACAGCTCCCTGGTGTTGCCCATCCCTAGCCGTCATAAGCCCCTCAAGAtgctcctctccttcaacctcaAATTTGATCCCAAGCAGAGGACCACTGAGTCCATAGAGTGATCTAGCCACATAGTAGTTGATGTTTAATCTCTATATCGCCATTTGTGAGGTAAATAATAGCACGTTCTTGCCACCTTCTATCCACACACAATGCAAAAGAAGCACGTACCTGACCAGCAGCAGTTGCCAAAATACTAACTACTACCCCCCAGACACTCATGAGACCTAAAGTGGAGACATAGATGGTAAGATTGAAGTAGAATCGCGCACGTTGATAGCGCCTTGATAAGACACCAAGCGTTGAAAGTGCGACGGTAGATACGAGGGCAACGGGTTTGAGGAGCCAGGAGATACCCATGTTGGCTGTTCGAATGCAGATTCAGGGTTGCTGGCGGACGAGCGAGTGGTTCTATGGCCCTTGACAGATTTATCTATAGAGTATAAGAGCCAGATACAATATATGCGAAAATCGTGTTAAATGTCTCCGTGCCCAAGCAAGCCTGCAGTCGACGATCATATACTATAAATTTGATCCCGTTCAGGCACCGTGGTGACGTCGAGAGCTGTTGAGATGGTTAACAGCAACATCACCGGTGCAGCAACATGATGATACGAGCACGACAGTTCACATATTTTCCATACGAAATTCAATTATAGGAGTATTAGCAAAACAATGGCGAGTGTTTCGCAAAAGACAAGGGTATATActgaccttttttttcagtcACGAACGGTCGATATCCCTCAGGACGTCCTCGACGCTCTCAAGCAGTTCCGATTCAAGAACAGCAAGGGGACCACTGCCATCTCTGGCAAGTTTGCCCACATTTTCTGATAATGATCATGTCTAATAGAAGGCTGGATGCCTTTTAGTCAAGATCATCAAGAACAGCTTGACCATGGctgtggatgaagagttCGAGGGTCAATCTATCGAGGAAATCGCTGAGGGTAAGTTTACGGATGATTGACATGTCATCCCGTAACTAACGGCTCTGCAGAACTGCCAGAGAATGCCCCTCGATATGTCTTACTCTCCCACGAACTTGTGTGTAATGACCATTAATGATTGTCTGTGGTGCTGATTAAATTGAATTCTGCAGAAACACAAGGATGGCCGGATATCATATCCCCTTCTGTTGATCAACTGGTAAGCTGGTGGCTTTCGCAGTGCACATGGAAAATCGCTTACAGATCCATAGGGCACCAACTACTTCGCCTATTGAGCTTATGACCCTCCACGCTTCTTCCCTCAGCTACTTCCAACAAGTTTCTGAAACTGCAAAAGTATGTCAACGCTTTAGTCAAACTATGTCCATACGCTGATGATTACTCCAGGTCCTTGAAGCGCGCGATGGTGCCGAGGGGTTGACCACGGAAGCCGTCGATGAGAAGTTGCTTTCCCATTAGGGCAGCCTATCCCTTTGCAACAAACGATTTGAAATGCACAGATGTAACTGAGACAAAGGGGTTATCAAGTCCATGGCAAGTCGTAACTGACATTTAAAACGAAATTGTACAGGACGTAATCGTGACATTATCACCGGAACATGCGATCAACAACATTTGGAAACGATTTTTGACATTTAGTGACTCCCTTTTTGCACCAGCACAATTCTTTGGCGCAGAGTGTGAGCACTTTACGTGTACAATAGCCACGCGGCCTTCGTTCAATGTCAAGCCGTTCGGAAGGACAATTTGAAACGTACCATGGCAACCATCACACGGTATACCCCGCCTCTGGCCAACTTTCTTCTTGCAAGCGAAGCATTTATCGCCGCCAATTGGGGATGGACTAATTTTGAGACTGGGAAAGAGATGCGGAGGCTTTagggggaaggaaggcgtTCGCCCACATCGACCTCACTGCGATTTACTCAACCACGCCGAATCGAGGAGGACAAATCTTATGACTGGAAGCCAGCTTGCCGCCAAGGAGAGGAACTGCGTCGCTATCAACCAGCGTAAACCTGTGGATGGCGTACTTGTTCGCTAGCTTAGAATCAAGCGGATTGGCCGGTATGGTTATAGCAGACGCTGGAGACCAGTTTTATCCTTTTTGTCTGTCTGACCCAAGCCATCGTTCTCGAATGTTCCAGTAATGATCTCGGACGCGGACTTCGGTTGTTGTCTCTGACAGGAGCTGAATATTAGACCCTACCGATGTCATTGAAAACCACATCATCGAATCAATGTACCCTAACATAGGATAGAAATGCTACGTAAATGTATGGAAGTTCATAATAATATTGACTCCATCGCCGACCCCTCGGAGCTTCAAACAAGTTCAGATTCTAGCACAGACCCTCCATGGTCTTATCTCGTTCTTTctattcttcctttcttctttggatGCAACAAAGTACGCAATCGACCTGAAACTAGAACAAAATGAACGCAAAAAGAATTAACCCGTAAATCATCAATCACTGAATATTTTTAATCTATGTAGAAATCATTCAACGTGGAAGAGAAACTTGCAATGAGCACGCagacaaaaaaaaaccaaatGTTGTGGTGCTAAACAGTTTCATTCCGATCACCAGGCATGTGTCGACCGCTTGGCAACAACCCGTATGGTTTAATTGTAAACCCGAGATTTGGCATTGCGTGTAGCCTTAATTTCTGAGCCGCCACGCATGTCGGATCAAAACCGTGTACATGATCTGATAGCAAGAATCATTCCCAACA
It encodes the following:
- a CDS encoding 1-acylglycerol-3-phosphate O-acyltransferase, putative, producing MGISWLLKPVALVSTVALSTLGVLSRRYQRARFYFNLTIYVSTLGLMSVWGVVVSILATAAGQRLNINYYVARSLYGLSGPLLGIKFEVEGEEHLEGLMTARDGQHQGAVLLSNHQSFLDILYIGRIFPKQAAIMAKKELKWTPLLGQFMSLSGAVFVNRKNRHDAVKALAIAGEDMKKKGVSLWIFPEGTRSSSPEPTLLPFKKGAFHLAVQAQIPIVPIVCENYHRLFDGRTRFESGVLKIRVLPPIPTTGLTVDDVTSLAESTRESMLHALREISEPGPSSSTPIPTSAEVPLAPPISRNTTQPPAGDSIQLDISESGALRQRGVHSSGVSSEWSEGKFEAQSEETTEDEMDEDVVLLKKPKENVA